The following coding sequences are from one Gossypium raimondii isolate GPD5lz chromosome 4, ASM2569854v1, whole genome shotgun sequence window:
- the LOC105779172 gene encoding ankyrin repeat-containing protein ITN1 yields the protein MEDIGEPEKLVESITYMDVPLYKAAAEGKIEEFDNCQGLNLESLKTPNYDNVLHVNLANSERTASAWSFKSRSRRSNRSDFVKKILGECPLLLLQANRKGQTPLHIAARYGRSTTVKLFIESRANGDIENLGMDELEAVREMLRLKDEESNTALHVAARYGHVGVVQALLELEDPDFPYSVNKNHETPLYLAAKGGYWRSVTILLDKWKSTVHGGPYGRTALHAAVMSGDVETTKKILKVKGDLTKEIDENGHTPLHYAAHLGYYPIVEKLLKRDVSAAYIGDKKWEMTPLLMAARQGHEGTVRKILFHCPACCEKVDKRGWNLLHFLAFRDRSLELILSFIITGDAKYKYGSIKNLMDWKDASGITPQQVCDAYQGEASCKSKNDQRKMDQIVKLVKDIVVNEEVAEEAVNPVPSPTVTGNDLEKRLYLEKARDTQLVVAALVATVTFAAAITVPGGFKGEKEIDQGTPFLIHKVAFQTFIVTDAIAFGLSVHVLLIHYGMLQHFQSRSRDKIGFNITSASPFLGYAMYAMMIAFCTAVYVVLKPSHGLAITSCSLGLSSFFFYFLKGFFEGFLESLRKNKEEC from the exons ATGGAAGATATTGGAGAACCTGAGAAGCTTGTAGAGAGCATCACTTACATGGATGTTCCTTTGTATAAGGCTGCAGCAGAAGGCAAAATTGAAGAATTTGATAATTGCCAGGGGCTTAACCTTGAGTCACTAAAGACCCCAAACTATGACAATGTGCTCCATGTTAACTTGGCAAACAGCGAGCGTACTGCGAGTGCATGGTCTTTTAAATCAAGGTCCAGACGCAGTAACAGATCagattttgtcaaaaaaattctTGGCGAGTGTCCGTTACTGCTACTCCAAGCGAACCGTAAAGGTCAAACTCCATTGCACATTGCAGCAAGGTATGGACGTTCTACCACTGTGAAACTTTTTATCGAGTCTCGTGCTAATGGAGATATAGAAAATCTGGGAATGGACGAATTGGAGGCTGTTAGGGAGATGTTGAGGCTTAAGGATGAGGAATCCAACACGGCTTTACATGTAGCTGCACGGTACGGCCATGTTGGAGTGGTACAAGCGTTGCTGGAGCTTGAAGACCCTGATTTTCCATATTCTGTGAACAAAAACCACGAAACTCCACTTTACTTGGCTGCTAAGGGAGGATATTGGCGATCGGTGACTATATTATTAGATAAATGGAAATCAACTGTTCATGGGGGGCCGTACGGTAGAACAGCTTTGCATGCAGCAGTTATGTCTGGTGATGTAG AGACAACAAAGAAAATACTGAAGGTGAAAGGGGATTTAACAAAGGAAATAGATGAAAATGGACACACCCCACTTCATTATGCAGCACACTTAGGTTACTATCCAATAGTGGAAAAGCTGTTAAAGAGGGATGTTTCAGCTGCTTATATAGGTGATAAAAAGTGGGAGATGACACCCCTTCTTATGGCAGCCAGGCAAGGCCATGAAGGAACAGTAAGAAAGATTCTCTTTCATTGTCCAGCTTGTTGTGAAAAAGTGGACAAAAGAGGTTGGAATTTACTTCATTTTTTGGCGTTTAGAGACCGTTCTCTTGAATTAATTCTTTCCTTTATCATAACTGGTGATGCGAAGTATAAATATGGATCAATAAAAAATCTAATGGACTGGAAAGATGCCTCTGGAATCACACCTCAACAAGTTTGTGATGCATATCAAGGCGAGGCATCTTGCAAGTCCAAGAACGATCAACGTAAAATG gaccaaattgtgaaattgGTGAAAGATATTGTTGTTAATGAAGAAGTGGCGGAGGAAGCAGTTAATCCCGTTCCCTCGCCAACTGTCACGGGAAATGATTTGGAGAAGAGACTATATCTGGAGAAGGCAAGAGATACTCAACTAGTAGTGGCAGCACTTGTAGCCACCGTCACATTTGCAGCAGCAATAACCGTTCCAGGTGGTTTCAAGGGTGAAAAAGAAATAGACCAGGGCACTCCTTTTCTAATTCATAAGGTAGCATTCCAAACATTTATCGTAACAGATGCAATAGCCTTTGGTCTCTCTGTTCATGTCCTCCTCATCCACTATGGGATGTTGCAACATTTTCAGTCACGTTCGCGtgataaaataggatttaaCATAACGTCAGCTTCTCCTTTCCTCGGTTATGCAATGTATGCGATGATGATTGCTTTCTGCACAGCCGTTTATGTGGTGTTAAAACCTTCCCACGGACTTGCCATCACTTCATGTTCCCTCGGCCTTAgcagttttttcttttattttcttaaaggaTTTTTTGAAGGATTTTTGGAATCTTTAAGGAAAAataaggaggagtgttga